One Clostridium estertheticum DNA segment encodes these proteins:
- a CDS encoding YjjG family noncanonical pyrimidine nucleotidase — MNYEVILFDADGTLFDYDKAEAHALEKAFKYFNFKYKEENELKNYRLINKQIWIDYENGEIDFKNLRIERFKRLFKNYEKKIDFNEFSNIYLSQLADGIFLIDGAEEVCRYLFEKYKIVILTNGIKDVQLSRINNSPLSKYIHDIITSEETGYKKPDVGIFDYTFNRIGHLDKGTTLIIGDSLSSDIRGGINYKIDTCWYNSIHEENNSGLKPNYEIKDLRQLIKLL, encoded by the coding sequence ATGAACTATGAGGTTATCTTATTTGATGCTGATGGGACACTGTTTGATTACGATAAAGCGGAAGCTCATGCTTTAGAAAAAGCATTTAAGTATTTCAATTTTAAATATAAGGAAGAGAATGAGTTGAAAAATTATAGATTAATAAATAAGCAAATTTGGATTGATTATGAAAATGGGGAAATAGATTTTAAAAATTTAAGAATTGAAAGATTTAAAAGATTGTTTAAAAATTATGAAAAAAAGATTGACTTTAATGAGTTCAGTAATATTTACTTATCACAACTTGCAGATGGTATTTTTTTAATAGATGGAGCAGAAGAAGTGTGTAGGTATCTTTTTGAAAAATATAAGATTGTTATTTTAACTAACGGAATCAAAGATGTTCAGCTTTCAAGAATTAACAATTCTCCACTAAGTAAATATATCCACGATATAATTACATCAGAAGAAACAGGATATAAAAAACCTGATGTTGGAATTTTTGACTACACCTTTAATAGAATTGGACATTTAGATAAAGGTACTACTTTAATAATTGGTGATTCTTTAAGTTCAGATATTCGAGGTGGAATAAACTATAAAATTGATACATGTTGGTATAATTCAATTCACGAAGAAAATAATAGTGGGTTGAAACCAAATTATGAGATAAAAGATTTAAGGCAATTAATTAAATTGCTTTAG